In Montipora capricornis isolate CH-2021 chromosome 4, ASM3666992v2, whole genome shotgun sequence, a single genomic region encodes these proteins:
- the LOC138045934 gene encoding large ribosomal subunit protein uL15m-like, whose product MASCHVRSNLAALRQLPRVALNNIRDIPEAFTRKHRKGRGPGSKRGKTCGRGHKGQGQRNTKPRLGFEGGNTPFYLSVPKHGFKNTKQKVYSPLNLNRLQFFIDSGRLNPKEPINMYHLWRSGAVGGKIKDGVKLLGTGKSWFQANIDIEVSRASKTAIQAIERQGGKITCAHYNKLGLRVLLKPEKFEGRPIPRRARPPNDLIKYYTDPANRGYLADPVELEKAKDANSLASEVD is encoded by the exons atggctTCTTGCCATGTCCGAAGCAACTTGGCTGCTCTAAGACAGCTTCCTCGCGTTGCTTTAAACAATATCAGAGATATACCAGAGGCTTTTACCAGG AAACATCGCAAAGGTCGTGGTCCAGGGTCAAAAAGGGGTAAAACATGTGGGCGTGGCCACAAAGGACAGGGTCAGAGAAACACAAAACCCAGACTTGGGTTTGAAGGAGGAAACACACCATTTTACCTATCAGTTCCAAAGCATGGTTTTAAAAATAC aaaacaaaaagtttaTTCACCTTTGAACTTAAACCGGTTGCAGTTCTTTATTGATAGTGGACGCCTCAATCCCAAGGAACCCATCAACATGTATCATCTTTGGAGATCTGGAGCAGTTGGTGGAAAAATTAAGGATGGAGTAAAGCTGCTGGGAACG GGAAAGTCCTGGTTTCAGGCAAACATTGACATTGAAGTCAGCAGAGCGTCCAAAACCGCAATACAGGCCATAGAAAGGCAGGGAGGGAAGATAACGTGTGCTCATTACAACAAATTGGGACTTCGCGTCCTTTTAAAGCCGGAGAAATTTGAAGGCCGACCAATTCCAAGACGAGCTCGCCCACCCAATGATCTGATAAAATATTATACAGATCCAGCCAACAGAGGATATTTAGCGGACCCTGTAGAACTTGAAAAGGCTAAAGATGCGAACAGTCTCGCTAGCGAGgtggattga